In Hydrogenimonas thermophila, the DNA window TTTCAAATTGTTCTAATTTTTTATCAACTATCTCTTGTTTATTGTTTTTTCCATTAATAATGTCAACTTTAAAACCATAATGCTTTTGTAAAGCAGTTTGTAGTAGGGTTTGCATTGTATGGCGAATAACAAATATAAGAACTTTCTCCTCTTTTGCTTTAATATTATTTAAAAGATTCAATAGTTCACTCATCTTTGATGATTTAAAAAATTTTTCTGGATTTGATAACTGGATAAAATTTTCTTTATCAAGTTTATCTTCCATATCAAGTAATTTTGGGTGCAATGAAAGTATTCTAAGTTTTTGTAGTTTTTCTATTGAGTGCAAAGAGCTATTTACAATTTCATTATGTAGTTTTATTTCATCTTTGTGCATAGGTACTTCAATAAATTTTAAATGTTTCTCAGGCAGTCCTTGAAGATGATCTTTCTTTAAACGTCTAAGCATATAATCTCCAATTTTTTTACGCAACTCTTTATCAACTTTTCCAATATTTTTCTCATCTTCAATAGGTTTTGCATAACGTTCTCTAAAAGATTTCCAAGAGCCTATATATGTTGGATCAAATGCATCAAACAGTGACCATAGATCTCGAAGTTCATTTTCAATAGGAGTTCCTGTAACTACTATTGTAAAAGGAGTATTTGCACTAATAGCTTTTGCGGCTTGTGTAATTCTTGCATTTGGATTTTTTATCTTTTGTGCTTCATCAAAGATACAAAGTTCAAATTTAAATAAGTCTTTATTGGCAAAAGCGAGTTGATTAATACTAAGAGTTTCATAAGTGGTAATAAATATGTTATAACGTAGTAAATCTATAATATCGAGACTATTTTGGGCAAGATTTTGAACTGTATCGGGTCCTTCTTTAAAAGAATCACACAATTTCTTTAAGGAAATATTTCTACCTTGTAATATTTTAACCCTAAATGCACTTTTATCGATAATGATATTTTCAATCTCATTTTTCCAAGATGTTAAAAGTATTGATGGAGCTACAATTAATATTCGTTGATTAGAGTGATCTAAAGGGTTGCTTTTTGTGTTATAAAGGTAGTTAATAAAAGCAATTACTTGGAATGTCTTTCCTAATCCCATATCATCTGCTAATAATCCACCTTTATAACCATTTTCATAAAGTGTTTTTAACCAGTTAAAACCTACTATTTGATGTGGCTTTGGTTCAAATTTATCTGATATGTTTTGCCAATCACGAGCCTGTTTTTTAGCTGAATGTTTAATACAAACTACTTCATCATTATTTGAGCCAATGCCTTCTTCATCATTTGGATTTATACCTAAAAACTCATTTTTTTGTTTTGTTTCTTTGTTTTCAAACTCTTTAATTTGATCTTCTTGCAAACATTCTTTTAGCAAAGATTCTACAATATCTAAAGGTATAGGATCAGAGTTTTTAATAGAGATATACTCTTCTCCTTTCTCTTTGACTTTTTCAACCTCCATTTGTAACTGTTCTAATTCAATATCATCAAGATCATCAATTATTGCTTTTACATCTTTTTTATCTGTAAGAGCAATATCATCTCCTGCCGTCAATACTTGACTCATAGGAGCTTCCATTTTTGTTGAACCAAAAAAACCTATATACGGTTCAGTTCTTAACTCTGTAACACGAATCAAACGATATTTACTAAATTCAACTGCTTGAATATCATCTTCAGCAAAAAATGATTCAGGGTTAGTTTTAAATTGATCAGCCTGTTCTTTTGGTATTCTTTTTGTTTTAATGATGGCTTTTGCACTCTTTAACTGTTTGTCTTCAAGTATATATCTAATCGTCTTTTCATTATTTTGGTTGGTTAAAATAAGATGTTGATCTGGATGATTGGCTATTGTAGAGCTATTACGAACAATAAATTCTGTTTCAAGACCTGGAATAAGAGGATAAATATCAAGTTCACCAGTATCATTTTCAATAATATCGATACCTATTTTATCAACTTTTTTTATGAAGTCATTCTCTATAAGTCCCTTATAATGTACACCGTTATCTTCAAATGACTGCATTGTCTCAATAGCAGAATATCGCAAAGCTGTATTATTACTCTGATTTGCTCTTTTTACAGCAAGATACGACTGATACATTGATTCAGGAAGAAGATAATAGGTATTTTCTGTCAACTCTAAAATGGAACCAATTATTTTAGGACTAAATAGTAGAGTATCATTCTGAATAAAGTTTACTTCAAAGATTGCATCTCTATCTAAAAACCCACGATGTTTTACTTCCATAGTGCCATCAAAGTATTTAGGAATAGGAAAGAGTTTTGATCTATCATCTTTTAGAAATGGATAAATATCATTATGTGAAATTGAAAGTATATTTTCTTCTACTGTTCCAAAACCATCTTCTGCAAGATCATTAAATAAGTTGTTATATAACTGTACGGCATCACTGCTACTAAAGTTTCTATTCAATTTAAAATGAATTGCATTTTGGTCGTAACTATAATTTATAATCTCTCTTTTTTCTTTCTTATTAAGTTTTTTTAAAAAGCTAAACATAATATATTACCTTCATTTCTATTGTAAAAGAGTTTCTCTTAGAGTAATTTTTATATTTGGTATATGCTCTTTTAAAATATTAAAGACTTTATTTTGCCAAGTACCAATTTCACTATGACTATGAGTTACTTCTTCAATGATCAATTGTTTAGCATAATCTGTTTTATAAAAATCTTGATAGTCATAATATTTATTTTCTAAAGAGATAGGAGTATCGCTATATAGTCTTACTTTTGCATTATGCGTTCCTTCAATTACTTTTATTTTTCCAAAATCCATATAGATAAATGAGCGTTTTGAATCAGATATAAAGCTATAGGAACTATTATTTCTTCCAGTAAAACGCTGTTTAAATGGTCCTTCTAATCGTTCAAACTCACTATTATTAATAAAAAGTTTAGCATACCTAAGATGTTTTACAAAAGGTTTCCAAAATGCTTTTCTGTAACGATATACATTGTCATATTCAGGATCGCTAAGTACTTCAAGGAAAAGTACAAGATCTTCTTTTGATAAATATCCTATTAAAAATTTACGATATTTTTCTCCTATACGGTTCCAACTAACATTTTGAGCATTATAAGTAGAAACAGTCCTAGGATCACCAACTAAATCAATGATAAAGTTGACCCATTCAGTATAATCATAGTTTGGTGATTGCATCATTTTTTCAATTAAAACTCTAACAGTATATTCACCGATTAAAATATGTTTATCGTAACGAAAATTTTTATAAGAGTTTATTTTTTTAAATACCTCTTTTTCACTTTTGTCTGGTTCAATACTCTTTAATTGGTTTACTAAATCTAAAATAAGCAGATAGTTATAAAAGTCACTATTTGGTGAAAGATTAAAAGTTTTCCATATCTTTTCAATAGATTTAAATTTTTTAAGTAATGAAATTGGATCTAAGAGATTATTTAAATAGGTTTTGTATATCTTCATAAAATAGTTGTGTCCCTTATACTTTTTAAGAACTTTAGAAATACTTGAGCGTATATCAATTTTATACTCTTCAAGTAAAAAGTAGTGTGTAAAATAAAATTGAATAACTCTCTTTTTGATACTAATATTTTCCTCTTTTTCCATTTGTGATAAGAGTTCAGGCAACAACTCAACTTCTAATAATTGTTTAAAACTTATTTTTGACTCT includes these proteins:
- a CDS encoding SNF2-related protein, which codes for MFSFLKKLNKKEKREIINYSYDQNAIHFKLNRNFSSSDAVQLYNNLFNDLAEDGFGTVEENILSISHNDIYPFLKDDRSKLFPIPKYFDGTMEVKHRGFLDRDAIFEVNFIQNDTLLFSPKIIGSILELTENTYYLLPESMYQSYLAVKRANQSNNTALRYSAIETMQSFEDNGVHYKGLIENDFIKKVDKIGIDIIENDTGELDIYPLIPGLETEFIVRNSSTIANHPDQHLILTNQNNEKTIRYILEDKQLKSAKAIIKTKRIPKEQADQFKTNPESFFAEDDIQAVEFSKYRLIRVTELRTEPYIGFFGSTKMEAPMSQVLTAGDDIALTDKKDVKAIIDDLDDIELEQLQMEVEKVKEKGEEYISIKNSDPIPLDIVESLLKECLQEDQIKEFENKETKQKNEFLGINPNDEEGIGSNNDEVVCIKHSAKKQARDWQNISDKFEPKPHQIVGFNWLKTLYENGYKGGLLADDMGLGKTFQVIAFINYLYNTKSNPLDHSNQRILIVAPSILLTSWKNEIENIIIDKSAFRVKILQGRNISLKKLCDSFKEGPDTVQNLAQNSLDIIDLLRYNIFITTYETLSINQLAFANKDLFKFELCIFDEAQKIKNPNARITQAAKAISANTPFTIVVTGTPIENELRDLWSLFDAFDPTYIGSWKSFRERYAKPIEDEKNIGKVDKELRKKIGDYMLRRLKKDHLQGLPEKHLKFIEVPMHKDEIKLHNEIVNSSLHSIEKLQKLRILSLHPKLLDMEDKLDKENFIQLSNPEKFFKSSKMSELLNLLNNIKAKEEKVLIFVIRHTMQTLLQTALQKHYGFKVDIINGKNNKQEIVDKKLEQFESKKGFNILLLSPLAAGIGLTITAANHVIHLERHWNPAKEDQASDRIYRIGQEKDVYIYHLINTAPKIETFDSGLNKLITNKKSLSDGTLIPTPSIKDSEMVESFFNNLDEIEKWDLMSPEEFEIEVMRLYEKLGYRCHITSKIPTELGADIIATKGNETVAIQCKHTRVKKRQGRDAIRQLIAEAKLAYPEAKLVAVTNFYFNDNAKNLAKSHNVELIEREQLFQLTLPMS
- a CDS encoding EH signature domain-containing protein, coding for MKIELPPIKNHPPYDFSKLIKTIETNILKLRNGSNRKPNSFNDDIRFFREHWLKNEEPVTLSTTQLRSVSIHLIESKISFKQLLEVELLPELLSQMEKEENISIKKRVIQFYFTHYFLLEEYKIDIRSSISKVLKKYKGHNYFMKIYKTYLNNLLDPISLLKKFKSIEKIWKTFNLSPNSDFYNYLLILDLVNQLKSIEPDKSEKEVFKKINSYKNFRYDKHILIGEYTVRVLIEKMMQSPNYDYTEWVNFIIDLVGDPRTVSTYNAQNVSWNRIGEKYRKFLIGYLSKEDLVLFLEVLSDPEYDNVYRYRKAFWKPFVKHLRYAKLFINNSEFERLEGPFKQRFTGRNNSSYSFISDSKRSFIYMDFGKIKVIEGTHNAKVRLYSDTPISLENKYYDYQDFYKTDYAKQLIIEEVTHSHSEIGTWQNKVFNILKEHIPNIKITLRETLLQ